Within the Eucalyptus grandis isolate ANBG69807.140 chromosome 1, ASM1654582v1, whole genome shotgun sequence genome, the region TGTTGGTGATTGCTCATCGCCTGGAAACAGTTCTCATGGCTAACAGAATATTCACTCTAAATGATGGGAGGCTACAAGAGCTGACTCGATCATCTCTTTTGGGTGGTCACCTAAACTCTCTAGAATCAGAAGGTCTTGTGATATAATGTAATTCTCTGGGCAACAACTATGAAGGTGCACAGAAATGGTGCTGGTGTCAAAAATTGCATACAGCAAAGATGCCGGGATTCTGTTGTTCTTGTTGGTTAGTGGAAGGAGTTGGAGATTTCTTTCGGCAAAGCAGACTGAAAAGATATAGCACATGCTTATCAGCATTGAGTTATGCTGTGCATAAAATGGAAGCAGTGTAGCCACATTATTGAGACAAGGTACATCATTTGTTTTATTCTTGAATTTTCCTTTCCCAGAGGAAAAAGTGTACTGCTCGAACTGTTCAGAGTTGCTCTGTTGAAGTTCACGTGTCATCATATTCATACCTATCCATGAAAGTAATTGTACAGATGTGTACTCATTTTTGTACAGAAGTGCACTCATTTAGCTTCGCACCATCATCTTTATCGGAAAATTAGAGGATCCCAGACATCTGCTATACAGGTTAACATTCTGAAAGTGTGAGCTTTGCTGAGCCTTAGGGCATTTGTCTACAAGAGTAACCTTTTGCGGTTAACAATCATGTACAAAGAGCCAACTATCCTTTTGCCTTTCGACTGTAACTTGGACTGACAATCTCCATGGTACTTGATAGTGCTAAGGTAGCTTACCGAGTATCAAAAGTGAAATCTCTCTACTTTTAGCTTATACAAGACCACTTAATTTCACGGTCGCATAAGCCTTAGGGCATTTGTCTACAAGAGTAACCTTTTGCGGTTAACAATCATGTACAAAGAGCCAACTATCCTTTTGCCTTTTGCTGAGCCTTAGGGCATTTGTCTACAAGAGTAACCTTTTGCGGTTAACAATCATGTACAAAGAGCCAACTATCCTTTTGCCTTTCGACTGTAACTTGACTGACAATCTCCATGGTACTTGATAGTGCTAAGGTAGCTTACCGAGTATCAAAAGTGAAATCTCTCTACTTTTAGCTTATACAAGACCACTTAATTTCACGGTCGCATAAGCGACCTTCTTTTATTAAAAGCTGAACAAACAAGTAatagaagagaggagagagcccTCTAAGCACCCAAACTATGCCTCAAACTCTCTAACATGCCCATGAATAAGAAGGTGCTTATTGCTTATTGCTCGAAGACAAGGGTCCCATTTGCATGTGGGACAGGTATCCGTTCTTGCGCGCTACTGATCGTCTGTTGTCCACGAACCTGGGAACTGGCTTCGAGTTGTCATCGAAATTCTGGTTTTAGTGTTCATTTTCTGACTATAGATAGAGCGGGAATTACTGACCTTTACAGCTTGTCAATAAAGCACTTCCACTTTTTGACTTCCTCAACTTGCTTCCCTTGCCACCACTCGCCCTCGGGATCTCTTGGCCAATGTTTAGGCAGCAAATAACAGAGACATGAAAGGAGTTTTCATCTTGATACGTAAGATGTCTAGCCCGAACGAATTAGTTGgtaatagaaatattagaaaAAGCCACGGACGATACTGCAGCAGATTGATTTCGAAGCCCTCCAAAGAAGGCAATAACTGGATCAATATCAGAACAAGACCTTGACTTTGAATCTAGATGATTAACTGCGCGATTTGCCCGGCCCGGGAAGGGGAGAGTGGCTGAGTGGTCAAAAGCACTGGTTTGAAGACGCTTGACCAGCGGGAGACGGTGCCTGAATAATGGTCTTTCTGGGAATTGAGAATTGAGGAGTCACTCCTTGCTCTTGTTTCGGTTTAAGCTGATTGACGTCACCATAACTTCATTGCGCTGTAAACTGCTCAGGACTCCCCGTGGTTTAGTCAAGTAAGCCCCTTGCCCAGCTTTCTTGGCAACGAGGCAACAACTCCTTCAGACGGGAGCTCTTCCAACCGTCACCTCTGGTAGAGTTTCTTGGCACTCGAGGTTGAGCTCGAAAAAATGAAGTGCGGGTTTTGGATGGGCAAGATAATGAAAATGTATCAGATTGCAGCTCTTGCAAAAACCCCTCCTTGGCCTCGGGGAGTGGCCAGCAGCACAGAACTCAAACTAATCAAATGGCATAAGAGGGCTTTCCTTTGTTAGGAATGCACAGACAACGTTCCAGAACTTCCAACCATAGAAAATGCAGCAGGAGATCAACTTTTTGGAAGCCCCTCATAACAGCAAGCTGTTACATTGAGAATGGTTGCAGAGAAATAAGCTGTTACATTGAGAATGGTTGCAGAGAAATAAACAAACTTCCATATCATCTATTGAAAGAGCCTTCAAGATGACCATAATCTCTTGCAATCAAAAGATTGTTACATCAGATGGTAATATAGAAAGAATCTGCAATCGAAACGATTAGCAAAACAGGAGGGACTCCTCAAGAACACACTCGCATCCCAACCAACCCCCACACTTCCTACCCCCTAATTCAGTCTTTACATCAGATGGAACAAGAtcagaaaatcaagaaaagaaaaaccccaAAACAGAATTAGCTAGATGAATCCAATCCAGCTCAAATCAACTGCAAATGGGGCAATGAATCAAACCATTCTCATTGCACTCCCCACACCTGACAGCCTTCTTCTGTTCCTCATCAAAGACCTTGCAACTCCCACTGCATTCCATGCACATCACAAACCTCACTCCCCCACACCCTTCACAGCAACCCATTGAAGTCCTTGGAATGCCATCGAGCAGAACCCCAAGTTTCCCTTCCTCCTCCAGCTTCACCACCTCATCAGCTCCTCCAATCAGCCTCCCCTTCACAAACACCACCGGCACCTTCACCTCCTTCGACCCCACCAGCTTCCTCAGCTCCTCCTTATACCCCGAGTCCATGAACACGTCCCTCTCCAGCATCTGCACGCAGTGCGACTCCATCGCCGACCTCACGGCGTTGCAGTCCTCGAACGTCTTCCTGATTCCTCTCAGCGTGGTGGTGTATATGACCACCGCATTGTCTCCACTGGGCGGGCATTTTTGCTGGAACGTTCGGAGGACGGACTCGGGGtccttgaaatttctctttttcctgaTCTTGGCTGACGGCGAAATCATCTTCTTGATATGCTCTTCGCCTTGAGACAGCTCTTTCTCGTACGAATCCAGCAGCGCCGGATCGAACAGAGGGCCAAGACTCCGCCGGGACGTGACCCCGTGATCACTCCCGAAGCTGTTCCTCTTCCCTCCAAATGGAATCCCAACGGTCGAAATTCTCAGATTCTTCGCTGCTCTGCACGAACTCTCCAACGACTTGTGCGATCTCAAGGCCTCTTTTGGGGTGACGTCGGATCTCCCCGCGACCCGGTTCGACCCATTTCCTGCGCTTCCCCTGTTTTCCTTGCCTCCATAGGTGTTCGCCTTCCTCGGAGAGCCAATCTGGTTCATGAACCTGAGCGGGGTCTTCACGCCGATGCCCGTGAGGCCTTGGAGCAATCCTCGTG harbors:
- the LOC104447759 gene encoding uncharacterized protein At3g28850 yields the protein MGCVSSKHVRKEREREDRQHRPRHGHGHGQAVSDDGGRHATRAAPVPDHVVSLTSSTYGVLRLDSEERGLPSPLQRGEVAAQSKRLKGGSPARGSGEEPPEVINAWELMEGLEEDGATAPADRDRKTPSPRPRGLLQGLTGIGVKTPLRFMNQIGSPRKANTYGGKENRGSAGNGSNRVAGRSDVTPKEALRSHKSLESSCRAAKNLRISTVGIPFGGKRNSFGSDHGVTSRRSLGPLFDPALLDSYEKELSQGEEHIKKMISPSAKIRKKRNFKDPESVLRTFQQKCPPSGDNAVVIYTTTLRGIRKTFEDCNAVRSAMESHCVQMLERDVFMDSGYKEELRKLVGSKEVKVPVVFVKGRLIGGADEVVKLEEEGKLGVLLDGIPRTSMGCCEGCGGVRFVMCMECSGSCKVFDEEQKKAVRCGECNENGLIHCPICS